In Candidatus Manganitrophus noduliformans, the genomic stretch TCCGGCTGGAAGATCGGCGGGACCGGCTGAGGGTGGTTCGGCATCCGGGTTTTGATCCAGCTGAATTGGGGGGTGTTATGGGCGGGAAGCTGAACCATCGTGATCCGGACGCGGCTCTTGTCGTGGATCAGCTCCGACCGGAGCGCGTCGGTGAATCCTTTGACCGCATGTTTGGCGCCGCAGTAGGCCGATTGCAGCGGGATCGAGCGGTAGGCGAGGGCCGAGCCGACCTGGACGATCGTCCCCCGGTCGCGCGGGAGCATCCGGCGCAGCGCCGCCAGCGTCCCGTAAACATAGCTGAGGTAGGTCACGTCGGTCACCCGTTTAAACTCCTCGGGGGGCATCTCTTTGACCGGGGAGAGGACCGAGACCATCGCGTTGTTCACCCAGATGTCGATCGGCCCGAACGCCTCCTCCACCGCGGCCGCCGCCGCTTCGACCTGTTCGGCGTCGGACACGTCGATCGGGATCACCAACGCCTTCCCTCCGGCCGCTTCGACCTCTTTGCGCGCCCCGGCGAGGCCGTCTTCTCCTCGCGCCAGCAGACCGATCTTCGCCTTTCTCTTGGCGAATTCCCGGACGACGGCGCGGCCGACGCCGGCCGACGCCCCGGTGACGACGACGACTTCCGGACGGCCGTCCTGATCCTCCGAGGGGATGGCATGCCGCCAGAGCGACGACCACCCCCCGCCGAACCGCTTTGTCCTCCGGCCCCGGACCAAGGCGAAGGAGGAGAGAAGCGCGCCGACGATCAGGCTGTTGAAGAGGGGGCTCCCTTCATAGTCGAAAATCGACGGCGCCGCGATCAGCCAGAGGCCGAAGGCGAAATTGATCCATCGGAGCGGCCGGAGGACTTCCCACATCGCCATGAGGGCGACGCTGGCGACGATCGGCCCGACGATAGAGTCGTTCGTGCGCGCGGCGCCGGTGTAGCCGAGGAGCGCCGGCGCGGCCGTCAGCCAGACTCCGAGGAGCATATTGAATATTCGGGCCGACATCGTTTTCTCCCTTAAGCCGCTTTCGAAAGCGGCTCTGTTTTTTCATCCCGCTCTTCCAGGCCCCAGAACGCCCGCCAGAGCGATCGTCCGCGATCATACTCGCGCCGCAGGAACTGCAAGCTGGCGAGGACTTCGTCCATCGCCGGCCCGATCATGACGACTGAAATGAAGGCGGTGACGAGGCAGAGGGTGCACCAGTCGCCGAGGAGGACCGGCTGCGCGATCACCAGAAAGAGGCTGACGATCCCGAGCGGCCCCACGGCGATTCCGAAGAGGATCACCATCCAGGGCATCGTTTTCCATCGCCGGGCGCCGCCGATCGCTCCGGTCACGGCGTCGAGCAGGTAGGCGAAAGCGCCGAGGGCGGCGTCCGACACCGGAAAGACGCGGGAGAGCCAGGAGGTGAGGACCCGCTCGCTTCCCCCTCCGAAAAACGGCTCCCAGACGGAGGAGACGACGCCGTATTGAAAGAGCGCCAGATAGGTCGCGATGCCGAAGCCGACCATCGCCACGGCGATGATCGGCCATCGATGGGGCCAACTCGACGGATTGTCGTCCCACCCCGGGGGGATATCGTTTTTCACTGTATTCGATCTCTTTTCACGGTTGTATTTAAAATCCCCACCCGATGCCGACCGTCGCCTCCCAGGTATTCAATGATTCTTCAAAGCGATCGACCAGCCGGTCGATGTAGCGGTAGCGCCCTTCGGCTTTGAGCGAGATCCGCTCCGTCATCTGCGTGGCGGCGCCGAGCCCGACGTTGTAAGTAAACCCGCTGTCATCGCTGATCCTGGCGGGAACTCCCGCGACCGATCCGAGGATAATGTCGCCGTCCAGGTCCCCTCGTGCCCAGCCGATTCCTGTAATCAAGTAGTAATTGATCGGATCTCGCGGATTGGCGTTCCAGTGAAGATTCAGATCGAGCAGGTGGACATTCATATCGCTTCCGCCGCCGGGGGCATTCTTCACCTCGCTCGGAACAAACGTATAGCGGCCCTCGACCCCCAAGGCCATGGTGGGATGGTAGAGATAATGGGCTCCCAGGACAAAAGCGTCATCCAACTCGGGGCGTCTGCCCAGGATCGATTGATCGGTCAGGTCGTCTCCGAAAAAGGCGCCGGCGTGAATCCCGAACTCGCGGCTTCCCGGCCGGATCTCGGCTGCCGCGAGGCCGGCCGTAAAAAGGGTGGCGATGAGCGGGAACATAAAAAGAAATCGTTTCATTTTTCCTCCTTTCGTGCGGACGTGTGAAAAGTTTTCACGGCTGCCCCGCCGGCGTTCCTCGGACAGATCCGAAAGCATGCTGAAACTGAGCAATCGTGTGAGGGGGACGGCATGAGTGTGAAATCTTTCTACAACGGATCACGGTCCCTCTTAGGATCAGGATATTCCTCTTATCGATCTCCCGCCTCAGGAGGTCGATATTTCATTTGAAAATGCAGCCCGTCCCAAGGACACGAAGATGCCGGTGGGGAGCGAACGATTCTGGAAAGGTTGAAAGTGCAAAAAGAAGACCAGCCGTTCAGCGAAGGAGATTTATCGATGGCGGCGAAAACAAGGTTTGTTCTTTCATTGCAACTTGATCGAGATTAGGATAAGTTTGGCGCGGAGCCCGATGTGAACGACACTTTCGGAAAGGAGGAAACATGGCGACGTTGCGTCGAATCTTGGCGGCGACCGATTTTTCGGATCACTCGAAAGAGGCCCTCGATTACGCAGCCTATTTGGCGAAGTCATTGGGGGCAGAGCTCTCTCTGCTCCATGTATTCGAGCCCCGTTATTACCATCAGGATGTGATGCGCTGGATGGGCCCGGAAGTCCACGTGTGGATGAAAAATCTCAGAGAGGAAGAACGCAGAAGACTGGCCGATCTTGAAAAAGAAGTCCGCGAAAAGGGGATAAAAGTGCGCTCCTTTTTCAAGGAAGGAACGCCGTTCCGTGAGATTTTAAAGGCCGCCGACGAGATCTCGGCCGATCTGATCGTCCTCGGCACCCACGGCCGGACCGGGTTGGATCGCTTCATGATGGGAAGCGTGGCCGAGCGTGTGGCGCGAAGCGCTCCGTGCCCGGTCTTTATCGCCAGACCGAAAGCCCGGGGGGGTGGAAGAAAAAAGAAGATGGGCTCATAGCCGGGGATTACATCCCAGGCGTCAGCCTCAGGGAGGTGGGATCGGATCTCTTCCGGCTTCGGAAGAAGAGGAGGCGGAGGTGCTGTTTTGCTCGGACCGCAATACGCGGGTTTCGAGACTGTAGCGCCCTTTCAACTCATCCCCGATCGTCCCCTCCCAGAGTGGCACCCCCAGGATGTAGGCGGCGCGGCCGAGCATATGCGCCGCGACCGGCGCGGTCAGAAAAAAGAAGACGATCACCAACAGGGCGCGGGTCGTGACGCCGAGCTCAGCGAAGTAGACCGCCACCCCCAGGAGCATCAAGGCGATGCCGAGGGTCGCCCCCTTGGTCGCCGCCTGCATCCGGGAGTAGAGGTCGGGGAAGCGGAAAATCCCGACCGCCGCCAAAAGGAGGAAGCCGGCGCCGGCGTACATCAAGATCCAGGCGATTCCTTCACTCATCATGCGCCCTCTTCTCCAGGTAGCGGGCAAAGGCCACGGTGCCGAGGAACGCCACCATGGAGAGTACGATCCCGGCGTCGAGGAAAACCGGATGGTCGGTGGTGATCGCATAGAGGCTGAGAATCCCGACGGCGACGATCGCGATTAGATCGAGCGCCACGACCCGGTCGGGAAGGCTCGGCCCGCGGACCAGCCGGTAAAAGGCGATCAGGAGGGCCACGACCAGCATGATCATCACTCCGTTGGCCGGATGGCTCAGGAATGAAAGAGGCGTTTCCATCATCGCAACAGCTCCAAGATCCTTCGCTCGAACCCCTCTTTGATCCCCCTTCGGACCGCTTCGATGTCGTCGTTATCGACGTACATCGCATGGAGGAAGAGGACGCGGCGGTCTGTCGAGACATCGAGGCTCAACGTCCCCGGCGTCAACGAGACCAGGTTCGCCAACAGGGTGATCTCCAGGTCGGATCGGACATCCAGAGGGACGGCGACGATCGCCGGACGCATGTAGTGCTTCGGCGTGACGACATCGTGGGCCAGCCGGAGATTCGATTGGATCAATTCCCAGATGAAAAAGAAAAAAAGGTCGATCGCCTGGCGTACTTTCCGAGCGTAGCTCTCCAGGCCGACGACTCGCCGGGCGAAGAGCAAGATCAAAAAGCCGAGGACGAAACCGACCGCGAGATTGGCCATCGTGAACTCCGCGGTCATCGTCGCCCAGGAAAACGCCAGCAAGAGATTCCATAAAAGGCCGTTCATGGTTCCCCTCCTAATACGGATCGGACATATTCCGACGGGTCGAGCAGCTGTTCCGCCGCCCGCATTGCAATGTTCATCATCGGCTCCGCCCCCAACCCCAGCAGAACGATGAGGATCGCCAACATCAACATGGGAAGATAGAGAAGCGGCTGCGCGGGCGGCGCGCCGACGGCGCCTCGACCCGTTCGTTCGGCGGACGCCTGCGGGTCTTTCCAGAAGGCCTCGGTCCAGATCTTGACCATCGAGAAGAGGGTCAGGATGCTGACGCCGAGGGCGACGGCGACGATCGGATACCGCGCGCTTCCGAGACCGGCTTGGACGAGGGTCAGTTTCGCGAAAAAACCGGAAAGCGGCGGCAATCCGGCGAGGGAGAGGGCCGGGATCAGGAAGAGGATCGACAGGCCGGGCGCGGCCCGATAGAGGCCCCCGAGCTTCTTCAGATCGGTCGTCCCGGCCAGCCGATCGGCGACCCCGCTGACGAGAAAGAGGGCCGCTTTGGAAAAGATGACGTGGACCATGAAGAAAACGGTCCCCGCCAGCGCCAAGGGGGTAAAGATTCCCAGGCCCATCAACAGATAGCCGATTTGGCTGACGATGTGAAATGAGAGGAGGCGGCGGAACTCCATCTGCGCAACCGCCCCCAAAACGCCGGTGACCATCGTCAGCCCGGCGACGACGAGGAGGAGGGTGTGGGTATAGCCGATGTCCTGAACGAAAAGAAGGGTGAAGACCCGGACCAACGCATAGACGCCGACCTTGGTCAGCAGACCGGAGAAGAGGGCGGTGACCGCCACCGGCGGAACATGATAAGAAGCCGGGAGCCAGAAGAAGAGGGGAAAGATCGCCGCCTTGATCCCGAAGGCGACGAGAAAGAGCATTGCCAGCGTCGTCGCCAGCCCGGGGGAGGGGAGGCCGGCCAGCTTTCTCGAGAGATCGGCCATGTTCAGGGTGCCGGCGACGCCGTAGAGAATGCCGATCGCCGCCAGGAAGAAGGCCGACGACATCAGGTTGAGGGTGACATATTTGATCGCCCCCTCCATCTGCGCCCGTTCTCCCCCGAGCGCCAGCAGGACGAAGGAGGCCATCAACAACACCTCGAACCAGACGTAGAGATTGAAGATATCTCCCGTGAGAAAAGCCCCGCAAACCCCCATCAGAAGGATCTGGACGAGCGGGTGATATCCGAACGATTCGCGCTCCGGATCGATGCTCCCGAGCGAATAGAACATGACCGCGGCGCCGACGACCCCCGCCACGACCACCATCACCGCGCTGAAAAGGTCGGCGACAAGGGTGATCCCGAAAGGGGCGGGCCAGTTCCCGATCTGGACCGACTGAATCCCGTGGCGCCGGACCGACTCGAAGAGCCCGACCGCCGCGAAGAGGAGACCGATGCTCCCCGCGACGCCGAAGGCGCGCTGGAGCGCGCGTCTCCGCCAGGCCATGAGCGCGGCGATCGCCGCCAGAAACGGGATCAAGATCGGGAGAATCAGCAAAAGGGTCATGTGTCGGTTCCCTTCATGGCATCGAGATCTTCGCTGCCGACGGTCTGATAGGCGCGGTAGGCGAGGACCAACGCGAAGGCGAGGACGCCGAATCCGATGACGATCGCCGTGAGAATCATCGCCTGCGGGAGCGGATCGGCGAACAGGCCGGTTGGAGCGCCGGCCCCCGGCGGGACCAGGGGGGGCTCGGCGCGGGTCAATCCCCCGGCGGTAAAGATCAACAGGTTGGCCGCGTTTCCCAGGAGAGCCAATCCGAGGATCAATTTCGCCAGGCTCCGCCGGAGCATCATATAGAAGCCCGCCGCGTAAAGCCCGCCGATCACCGACGCCAAGAGCAGCTCCATTCTTACTCCTCCGCCAGCGAGAGAATGATCATCAGGGTGACCCCGACGACGGTCAGATAAACCCCGGCGTCGAACAGCAACGGCGTGCCGAGATCGAGACGGTCGAAATAGGGGAGGGAGAGGTGTCCCCATGCGCCGGTCATGAACGGCGCTCCTCGAAAGAGGGAAAAGAGCCCGCTTCCGGCGGCGACCGCCAGCCCGGAGGCGATCAGGGTGTGCGGATCGACCCGGAGCGCGCGGCGGGTCGAAGCGGCGTCGTAGGCGATGGTGTAGAGGGCGAAGGCCCCCGCGGCCATCAATCCGGCGATGAATCCCCCTCCCGGCTCGTTGTGGCCGCGCAGCAGAAGAAAAATGGAGAACTGGAGCATGATGGTGAGGAGGAAATTTGTCGCGGTCCGGAGGATGAGAGAAATCATTTCTTTCCCTCCAGGCGCAGTTTCAAGAGGGCATAAACGCCGAAGGCGGCCACCGCCAAGACGGTGATCTCCCCCAGCGTATCGAATCCCCTGAAATCGACCAGGATGACATTTACGATATTCCGGCCGTGCGCCATCGGGACGCTCTTTTCGGCAAAGAACTCGGAAATCGGCGGATGAAACCGGGGATGGGAGGCCATCAGAACCAGCGCAAACATCAAGGCGCCGACGCCGAGCGAGAGGACTCCGTCCCGGGCTCTCGCCTTCCAATCGGAGATCGGGGTGAACCGGGGGAGATGGTAGAAGACCAAGACAAAGAGGAGGACGGTGAAGGTCTCGATCAAGAACTGGGTCATCGCAAGATCGGGCGCGCCGTAGAGGATATAGATGAGCGCCACCCCGTATCCGACGACGCCGAGGGCGGTGACGGCGCCGAGGCGGGACGAGGTCTGCGTGGCGACCAACGCGGCGGCGAGGATCATTGCGCCGACGGCCGCTTCGTAAAAACGGACCTCCGACAACCGGTCGGGGAGGAGAAAGCCGCCTTTGCTCAAGAGGGTAAAACCGGTCAGCCCCACGGCGGCGACCGCCACGATCATCAGATAAATCCGGAGGCGGCCGTTCTGAAGAAGGCGGGTCTGGGTTTTGGCCAGCATTATCATCCCGTCGAGGGCGGCCTTGTACCCGCGCGCCGGTCCCCACCGCGAGAGCGCTTTGAGCCCTTGGGTGGCGGCAAGAATCCGGTCCCGCGCGGCGTAGAGGCCGATCCCCGCCGCGACGGCCGCCGCGCTGAATGCGAGAATCAGATTGAGCCCATGCCAGAGCGCCAGATGAAGCTCGGCCGGCCGACGGAGAACGGCCGCGGCGGCCGGAGAAAGAACGAAGCGCTCGGCGGGTCCGGGAAAAAGCCCGAAGAGGAGGCCCAATCCGCCCAGCAACGCAGGGCCGAGCCAAAGGCTCACCGGCGCCTCATGCGCCGCCGGTTCGGCCCCGTTCCGTTTCCCGGAAAAGAACGGCGCGAAGCCGACCATCCCCCCCACCGCCACGAATAAAAGACTCGCCAACATCATCACGCCGATCAAGAGGAGGCGCGCCGACGGCGCCTCCCAGCCTGCTGCGTAAAGCATCTCCTTGCCGATAAAGCCGAAGGTGGGGGGAATTCCCGCCATCGAGATCGCCGCCAGCCCGGCGGCCGCGGCGGTGATCGGCATCTTCTTGCCGAGGTTCCCGAGGCGGCGCAAATCGAGATCGCCGGTTTCATGATAGACCGCTCCGGCGACCATGAAGAGCGCCCCCTTATAAAGGGCGTGGGCGAAGAGGTACACGACCGCCGCCTTGATCGCCTCCGCCGTTCCGAGCCCGAGGAGCATCGTGAGCGTTCCCAGGACGCTAACGGTCGAGTAGGCGAGAACCCGTTTCAAGTCATTTTGATAAAAGGCCAGGACCCCGGTGATCAGCATCGTCGCGGCCCCGACGGTCGAGACGATGTAAAACCAGGGGTCGGTTCCTCCGAGGAGCGGCGTCAGGCGCGCCATCAAGTAGATGCCGGCCTTGACCATCGTCGCCGAGTGAAGATAGGCGCTGACGGGGGTCGGCCCTTCCATCGCCCCCGGAAGCCAGAAATGGAACGGGACCTGCGCCGATTTGGTGAAGGCGCCGAGGAGCACCAGAAGGAGGATCGGGAGATAAAGCGCATGGCTGCGAAAGAGGTCCCCCTTCTGGAGCAGAACGGAGAATTCGAAGCTCTCCCCCACCTGGCCGATCAGCACCAGGCCGGCCATCAGTGCGAGCCCCCCTCCGCCGGTGACCAGGAGTGCTTGCAGCGCGGCCGACCGGGCCGCCTCCCGTTCGTGATCAAAGCCGATCAGAAGATAAGAGCTGAAGCTCGTCAGCTCCCAGAATACGAAAAGGGTTAACAGGTTCCCCGCCAGGACCACGCCGAGCATCGAGGCCATGAACATTAAGATGAAAAGGTAGAACCGCCCGAGCTGGGGGTGGTCCGAGAGGTAGCCCCCCGCATAGATCAGGACCAGGGCGCCGATCCCGCTGATGAGGAGGGCGAAGAGAAGGCTCAATCCGTCGAGATAAAACGAAAGGGTGAGACCGAGCTGCGGGACCCACGGGTGGGAGACGATGACCGTCTCCCCCGCGGCGACGGTGCCGGCGTGGGAGAGGAAATAGATCAAAAGGGAGATCGGAAGAAGGGCCGTGATCCATCCAATCGCGCCTTTTAAGAAGCGGTGCAGCCAGGGGGCGGCCGCAGCAAGGAAAAAGCCAGATAAAACCGCAACCGTCATTCACATCCTTTGATTTTATCGAGGGGTTGCATCTGTTGTCGCCTGTTCTTTTGAAATGCGCGGAGGGGAGCCCGCGCCGTTCGACCGGCCGGATCTTCCGTTATCTTTCCTCCGCCCGCGATCCGATTTCTTTCTCAACCTGTCCCCGCTTCGCCTTCTCGAGGTCGACGGCGGCGCTGATCAGCGCCACATGGGTAAAGGCCTGGGGAAAATTGCCGAGATGCTCCTCGGTGATCGGATCGATCTCCTCGGCGTAAAGTCCGAGATCGTTCGCGCAGGAGAGAAGGTGCTTCAGGCGCGCGTCCGCCTCCTCGATCTCCCCCATCAAGCTGAGGGCGTCGACCAGCCAGAACGAGCAGGGGAGGAAGGTCCCCTCCCGGTCCGGCAAACCGTCCTCCATGATGTAGCGGTAGACGAAATGACGGCTCATCAGATGTTTCTCGATCGCCCGGACCGTCGAGACCATTCTGGGATCGGCGGGATCGATAAACCCGAGGATGGGAAAAAGAAGGGCCGATGCGTCGAGCGCCTTCTCGCCGAAGGCCTGCACGAAGCTCCCCAGCTCGGGATCGTAACCTTCCTTCAAAATCGTCTCCCGGATTTCATCCCGTACCGGCTCCCACCCCCGGGTCTCGATCTTCAACGCCTGCTCCCGCGCCAGCTTGATCGAGAGATCGAGCGTCAGCCAGCACATCACCTTCGAATGGACGAAATGGCGTCTCCTGTCCCGGAACTCCCAGATGCCGTGGTCGGGCTCTCTCCAATGGGCGACGACGAATTCGCAGACCTCCTTCAGGAAAGCGCGGAGCTCTTCCCGGGGGAGCTCCGCCGCGTGCGGATGGTCCTTTCGCTTGTAGAAGGTATAGAGGGTGTCGAGAAGCGCCCCATAGGTGTCGAGCTGAAGCTGCTTCGCCGCCGCGTTGCCGACCCGGACCGGCCGGGACCGCCGATATCCTTCGAGATGGGGGAGGGTCTCCTCCGGAAGCTCGGTTCCGCCGTCGATCCGGTACATGATCTGAAATCGATGTGTTCGCGTCGAGGAAGAGAAGGTCGAGATGAAGAAGGCGGCGGCCTCTTCCCGATAGCCGAGAACGAGGAGGGCGTAGAGGGTGAGGACGGCATCTCTCAACCAGGAGAAGCGGTAATCCCAGTTGCGCACCCCGCCGATCGACTCGGGAAGCGAGGTGGTCGCGGCGGCGACGATCCCGCCGGCCGGCGCAAAGGTCAGCAGTTTCAATGTCAGCGCGCTTCGAACGACCTCTTTTTCGTACGGGCCCGCATACCGGCACTTTCCGGCCCAGCGCCGCCAGTAATCGACCGTCCGGGCGATGCGGGCCTCCATCCCCTCGGGGGTGCGCTCTTCCGCGCGCGGCCGGTCCGCTTCCTCGGTATAATCCAAGAGGAGATAGAGAATTTCCCCTCGCGCGATCCGGATGACCGCCTCCGCTTTCCCTTTTTCAATCCGCCAGGGGATCTTCCGGAGCGTCGCCGTCCGGCTGATCGAAAAGAGGATGAGCGATCCCGGTCGGTCGATTAAGGCCCCTTCCCCGTCCGGATGAAGATCGGCGTTCCGCCGCGCATAATCGGGCGTCGGCTTGAAGCGGATTTCGACATCGACCTCCCCTTCGACCCCTTCGATCTTCCTCAGGATCTCTTCAGGCCGCTCGTCTTTTGCCGGAATCGGCATCAGATCGATGACCCGGATCGTCCCAAAGCCGTTGGAAAAGGTGGTGGATAAGACGTTGGTTCGCTCCAGATAGGATCGCTCCACCTTGTAGGGACCGCGCAGATTGATCTGAAAATAGCCGCCGATCCCGATATCGAGGAGCCGGCAGAAGACGGCGGGGGAGTCGAAATGAGGGAAGCAGGCCCAATCGATCGATCCCTCCGAAGAGATCAACGCCGCCGTATGGAGGTTGCCGACGACACCGTAATCCGAGATTGCCTGATAAGGGCCCAATTTCGATTCTCCAAATCGGAAGACGGGAAGAAGGGGAGAACCCCTCTTCAGAAAGTTTCGATCGTTCCGGGCCGAGCCTTTCCGGACCGGTCGGCCTCTCGCTACGCAGCGCGCGGGCGATGCCATCGGATGGGCATCGATCGCATATTGATTCTAATGCGGAAAGGAGGACGTTTGAGACGAAAGACGACAGCGACGATCAAGCCGTATCTTTTCACAAGCCGGGAGAGAAAGTCAATGTGGGGATTTCCCGCAGGAGGGTAAGGTGCCGCGCCGGGATCGTTTGGTCCAAGGGGAAGGGGCCCCCGATCCGGGGGACCGATCGGGCCGCTTACAGCCGGATCAACGGGAGCCCGGTCTCCGGATCGGTCCGGCGCTGGAGGTGGCGGGGGGATTCGGTCACCACGATCTCCAGGGTCGGCCAGACATGTCCTTCCAAAAGGTGGCCGCCGTGCGCCGTGCCGTCGGCCTTGCCGACCACGACATGGGCGTGGACCTTGGGGGCGCCTTGATGCAGGGCGATGTTGCCGGTCAGCGAGAGAACTTCGACCTGTTCCCGGACCGGAATGGCCTTGTAGCCCTTCCGGTCCGGCTCGAAGAAGCCGAGGGAGACATCTTGAAACCCGCCGATCCCGGTCAATTGGGCGGCGGCGAGCCGGTGGGTCTCGGCGAATTTCGAGAGCCCCTCCATCACCGCGTCTCCTTTGTCGAATACCAAGACGTAGACCTGCTCTTCCCGGTTTCGGATCAACTTTTCCTTCATGCGGCGCTCCTTCGCTTCAGCCCCCAGGCCAAGGCGGCCCCGGCGAGCAGGGCGCCCGCCCCCAAAAGGGGGGCCGTTTTCTTCAATCGCACGGGGAGCCGGTGTTTTCCCCCCCCGTTCTCGCTCGGCGTCTCGGACGGCGCGGGGCGCATCGCCATCTGAAGGACTTCCGCCAGGTGGAGCGCCCGCCGGTTCGTCGTCTGGGCGATCTGCTCCCGGCAGCTGAAGCCGTCGGAGAGGATCAGCGTCTCCGCGTCGGCTTCGCGGACGGCGGGGAGGAGGACCCGCTCCCCCGAGGCGATTGAGACATCATAATGCGCCTTCTCGAAGCCGAACGCCCCGGCCATCCCGCAGCAGCCGGAATCGAGAATTTCGAAATCGAGGCCGAGCTTGGCGAGGATCTTCTCCTCATCGTTCAGCTTCATGATCGCCTTGTGGTGGCAGTGCCCGTGGACCACCGCCTTGCGCGCAAGCCGCGGCGGCTGGAAATGATCGACTTTCTTTTCGAGAAATTCGCTCAACATGAACGTCTGGCGGCTGAGGCGGAGCGCGTCTTCGTCACGCGGGAAGAGGTTCACCAACTCGTCGCGAAAGGCGGCGACGCAGCTCGGCTCCAGGCCGACCACGGGAATGCCCGCCTCGATTTCAGGTTGCAGCGCCGCCAGCGTCTGCCGCCAGCGTTTTTTGGCCCGATCGAGAAAGCCGAAATCGTACAGCGGCCGTCCGCAGCAGAGGATTCGCCGCGGAATCTCGACCCGATAGCCGAGCCCTTCCAGCACCTCGACCGCCGCCTTGGCCGTATCGGGATAAAAGAAATTATTGAAGGTATCCGGCCAGAGGAGAACACGAGGGCCCGCGGCGTTTTTGGCCTCCCGACGGCGGAACCAATCTCGAAACGTCTCGGTGGCAAAAGCGGGGATCCGGCGCTCCGGGGCGATATCCCCGACCGCTTTCGCCAGACCGCTCAGCCAGGGTGTTTGCATGACGAAGTTCGCCAGCCGCGGCGCCGTCGAGGCGAGCCGCGACCACCCGTAGATCAGCCCCATCGAATAGGCGGAGCGCGGACGGAGTCTCCCCTTGTAGTAGTGGGCGCGGAACTCGGCCTTGTAGGTGGCGATATCGACATTGACCGGGCAGTCCCCCTTGCACCCTTTGCAGGCGAGGCAGAGATCGAGCGTCTCCTCCACATGATCGTCCCGCCATCCTTCCGTGATCGGGTCTCCCTGCAGCATCTCGAAGAGGGCGTGGGCCCGCCCCCGGGTGGTATCTTTTTCCTCCCGGGTCACCATATAGCTGGGGCACATCGTCCCCCCGCTCTCCCGCCGGCACTTGCCGACCCCGACGCAGCGGAGGGTCGCGTGGGCGAAGCTTCCATCTTCGGGATATTGAAAATAGGTCTCAACCGCCGGCGGGTTGTAGCCGGTTCCGAGCCGAAGGTTCTCGGTGATCAAATCGGGCTCGATCACCTTTCCGGGATTCATCTTCCACGAGGGGTCCCAGATCGATTTGAACTCCCGAAACGCCGCCGTCAGCTCCGGGCCGTACATTTTCTGAAGCAGCTCCCCGCGCGCCTGTCCGTCGCCGTGCTCCCCGGAGAAAGAGCCGCCGTACCGGAGGACGGTCTCTGCCGCCTCGTCG encodes the following:
- a CDS encoding putative monovalent cation/H+ antiporter subunit A codes for the protein MTVAVLSGFFLAAAAPWLHRFLKGAIGWITALLPISLLIYFLSHAGTVAAGETVIVSHPWVPQLGLTLSFYLDGLSLLFALLISGIGALVLIYAGGYLSDHPQLGRFYLFILMFMASMLGVVLAGNLLTLFVFWELTSFSSYLLIGFDHEREAARSAALQALLVTGGGGLALMAGLVLIGQVGESFEFSVLLQKGDLFRSHALYLPILLLVLLGAFTKSAQVPFHFWLPGAMEGPTPVSAYLHSATMVKAGIYLMARLTPLLGGTDPWFYIVSTVGAATMLITGVLAFYQNDLKRVLAYSTVSVLGTLTMLLGLGTAEAIKAAVVYLFAHALYKGALFMVAGAVYHETGDLDLRRLGNLGKKMPITAAAAGLAAISMAGIPPTFGFIGKEMLYAAGWEAPSARLLLIGVMMLASLLFVAVGGMVGFAPFFSGKRNGAEPAAHEAPVSLWLGPALLGGLGLLFGLFPGPAERFVLSPAAAAVLRRPAELHLALWHGLNLILAFSAAAVAAGIGLYAARDRILAATQGLKALSRWGPARGYKAALDGMIMLAKTQTRLLQNGRLRIYLMIVAVAAVGLTGFTLLSKGGFLLPDRLSEVRFYEAAVGAMILAAALVATQTSSRLGAVTALGVVGYGVALIYILYGAPDLAMTQFLIETFTVLLFVLVFYHLPRFTPISDWKARARDGVLSLGVGALMFALVLMASHPRFHPPISEFFAEKSVPMAHGRNIVNVILVDFRGFDTLGEITVLAVAAFGVYALLKLRLEGKK
- a CDS encoding glycoside hydrolase family 15 protein, with the translated sequence MGPYQAISDYGVVGNLHTAALISSEGSIDWACFPHFDSPAVFCRLLDIGIGGYFQINLRGPYKVERSYLERTNVLSTTFSNGFGTIRVIDLMPIPAKDERPEEILRKIEGVEGEVDVEIRFKPTPDYARRNADLHPDGEGALIDRPGSLILFSISRTATLRKIPWRIEKGKAEAVIRIARGEILYLLLDYTEEADRPRAEERTPEGMEARIARTVDYWRRWAGKCRYAGPYEKEVVRSALTLKLLTFAPAGGIVAAATTSLPESIGGVRNWDYRFSWLRDAVLTLYALLVLGYREEAAAFFISTFSSSTRTHRFQIMYRIDGGTELPEETLPHLEGYRRSRPVRVGNAAAKQLQLDTYGALLDTLYTFYKRKDHPHAAELPREELRAFLKEVCEFVVAHWREPDHGIWEFRDRRRHFVHSKVMCWLTLDLSIKLAREQALKIETRGWEPVRDEIRETILKEGYDPELGSFVQAFGEKALDASALLFPILGFIDPADPRMVSTVRAIEKHLMSRHFVYRYIMEDGLPDREGTFLPCSFWLVDALSLMGEIEEADARLKHLLSCANDLGLYAEEIDPITEEHLGNFPQAFTHVALISAAVDLEKAKRGQVEKEIGSRAEER
- a CDS encoding PPC domain-containing DNA-binding protein, translated to MKEKLIRNREEQVYVLVFDKGDAVMEGLSKFAETHRLAAAQLTGIGGFQDVSLGFFEPDRKGYKAIPVREQVEVLSLTGNIALHQGAPKVHAHVVVGKADGTAHGGHLLEGHVWPTLEIVVTESPRHLQRRTDPETGLPLIRL
- a CDS encoding FAD-binding and (Fe-S)-binding domain-containing protein, with the protein product MRMTKRVETDHAEVLAEAIRSRINGEVRFDAGSRALYAADASNYRQVPIGVVIPKTAEDVIETIEICRRYGAPILPRGAGTSLAGQTCNVAVVIDFSKYMNRIIEIDPDRKRARVEPGVVLDNLRSAAERFDLTFGPDPATHRWCTLGGMIGNNSCGIHSVMAGRTADNIETLEILTHDGLRMQAGKTGDDALQRIIQEGGRRGEIYAKLKSLRDRHAGLIRERFPRIPRRVSGYSLEQLLPENGFDVARALVGSEGTCVTVLEAVVKLVPSPPKRALAVLGYPDVFTAGDHITEVMAHGPVGLEGIDDRLVGYIRKKHLHAENVDLLPEGGGWLLVEFGGEDQKEANARGREMMEALRKGERPPAMHLYADPEDQERIWEIRESGLGATAFVPGEKDSWPGWEDSAVHPERLGDYLRDLRRLLDRHGYQCALYGHFGQACVHTRIDFDLITKEGIDRYRAFLDEAAETVLRYGGSFSGEHGDGQARGELLQKMYGPELTAAFREFKSIWDPSWKMNPGKVIEPDLITENLRLGTGYNPPAVETYFQYPEDGSFAHATLRCVGVGKCRRESGGTMCPSYMVTREEKDTTRGRAHALFEMLQGDPITEGWRDDHVEETLDLCLACKGCKGDCPVNVDIATYKAEFRAHYYKGRLRPRSAYSMGLIYGWSRLASTAPRLANFVMQTPWLSGLAKAVGDIAPERRIPAFATETFRDWFRRREAKNAAGPRVLLWPDTFNNFFYPDTAKAAVEVLEGLGYRVEIPRRILCCGRPLYDFGFLDRAKKRWRQTLAALQPEIEAGIPVVGLEPSCVAAFRDELVNLFPRDEDALRLSRQTFMLSEFLEKKVDHFQPPRLARKAVVHGHCHHKAIMKLNDEEKILAKLGLDFEILDSGCCGMAGAFGFEKAHYDVSIASGERVLLPAVREADAETLILSDGFSCREQIAQTTNRRALHLAEVLQMAMRPAPSETPSENGGGKHRLPVRLKKTAPLLGAGALLAGAALAWGLKRRSAA